One Methylobacterium oryzae DNA window includes the following coding sequences:
- a CDS encoding DUF29 domain-containing protein gives MTKIAQLPARDDLYTTDLCLWTEEQAALLRAGRWPDLDRANVAEEIESLGGSQKAEIRSRLAILLLHLLKWEFQPEKRKYGWRATILEQRIRIDDLIDMSPSLQSWPDAVLAKAYSVAVLGAASETGLPGSVFPKSCPYAIEQIRELGFYPGTPETDVV, from the coding sequence ATGACGAAGATCGCCCAGCTTCCGGCGAGGGACGACCTCTACACGACCGATCTCTGCCTCTGGACCGAGGAGCAGGCAGCCCTGCTCCGGGCCGGGCGCTGGCCGGATCTGGACCGCGCCAACGTCGCCGAGGAGATCGAGAGCTTGGGCGGATCCCAGAAAGCCGAGATCCGGAGCCGTCTCGCCATCCTGCTGCTGCACCTGCTGAAGTGGGAATTCCAGCCGGAGAAGCGGAAGTACGGCTGGCGCGCGACCATCCTCGAGCAGCGCATCCGGATCGATGACCTGATCGACATGAGCCCCAGCCTCCAGTCCTGGCCGGATGCGGTGCTCGCGAAGGCCTATTCCGTCGCTGTCCTCGGGGCCGCGAGCGAGACGGGCTTGCCCGGATCCGTCTTTCCGAAATCCTGTCCCTACGCGATCGAGCAGATCCGTGAGCTCGGCTTCTATCCGGGCACGCCGGAGACGGACGTTGTCTGA
- the ureC gene encoding urease subunit alpha — MANTPKPASLPRSAYADMFGPTVGDRIRLADTSLEITVERDFTTYGEEVKFGGGKVIRDGMGQSQATNADGAVDTVITNAVVLDHWGIVKCDVGIVRGRIFRLGKAGNPDVQPGVDIVVGPGTEVIAGEGKILTAGGFDSHIHFICPQQIEEALCSGVTTMLGGGTGPAHGTFATTCTPGPWHIARMIEAADSFPMNLAFAGKGNASRPESLVEMVRAGACALKLHEDWGTTPAAIDTCLSVADAHDIQVMIHTDTLNESGFVEDTIAAFKGRTIHAFHTEGAGGGHAPDIIKVAGLPNVLPSSTNPTRPYTWNTIDEHLDMLMVCHHLDPSIPEDLAFAESRIRRETIAAEDILHDIGALSMMSSDSQAMGRVGEVIIRTWQTADKMKRQRGALPGDASGTDNLRARRYVAKYTINPAIAHGISRHIGSVEPGKLADLVLWTPAFFGVKPDLVLKGGSIAAAPMGDPNASIPTPQPVHYRPMFGAYGRAPFATALTFVSRAAVEDGLRERLGVQKELVAVENVRGGISKKSMVLNDATPVIEVDPETYDVRADGELLVCEPAEVLPMAQRYFLF; from the coding sequence ATGGCCAACACGCCCAAGCCCGCCAGCCTGCCGCGCTCGGCCTACGCCGACATGTTCGGCCCGACCGTCGGCGACCGCATCAGGCTCGCGGACACGAGCCTGGAGATCACGGTCGAGCGCGACTTCACCACCTACGGCGAGGAGGTGAAGTTCGGCGGCGGCAAGGTCATCCGCGACGGCATGGGCCAGAGCCAGGCCACCAACGCCGACGGCGCCGTCGACACGGTGATCACCAACGCGGTGGTCCTCGACCACTGGGGCATCGTGAAGTGCGATGTCGGCATCGTGCGCGGCCGGATCTTCCGGCTCGGCAAGGCCGGCAACCCGGATGTGCAGCCGGGGGTCGACATCGTGGTCGGGCCGGGCACCGAGGTCATCGCCGGCGAGGGCAAGATCCTGACGGCGGGCGGCTTCGACAGCCACATCCACTTCATCTGCCCGCAGCAGATCGAGGAGGCGCTCTGCTCGGGGGTCACCACGATGCTCGGCGGCGGCACCGGCCCGGCGCACGGCACCTTCGCCACCACCTGCACGCCGGGCCCCTGGCACATCGCCCGGATGATCGAGGCGGCGGATTCCTTCCCGATGAACCTCGCCTTCGCCGGGAAGGGCAACGCGTCCCGTCCGGAGAGCCTCGTCGAGATGGTGCGGGCGGGTGCCTGCGCGCTGAAGCTGCACGAGGACTGGGGCACCACGCCCGCGGCGATCGATACCTGCCTGTCGGTGGCGGACGCCCACGACATCCAGGTCATGATCCACACCGACACGCTCAACGAATCGGGCTTCGTCGAGGACACGATCGCGGCCTTCAAGGGCCGGACCATCCACGCCTTCCACACCGAGGGCGCGGGCGGCGGCCACGCGCCGGACATCATCAAGGTGGCCGGGCTGCCGAACGTGCTGCCGTCGTCCACCAACCCGACGCGGCCCTACACGTGGAACACGATCGACGAGCATCTCGACATGCTCATGGTGTGCCACCACCTCGACCCGTCGATCCCCGAGGATCTCGCCTTCGCGGAGAGCCGGATCCGGCGCGAGACCATCGCGGCCGAGGACATCCTGCACGACATCGGCGCGCTCTCGATGATGTCCTCCGACAGCCAGGCGATGGGCCGGGTCGGCGAGGTCATCATCCGCACGTGGCAGACCGCCGACAAGATGAAGCGCCAGCGGGGCGCCCTGCCGGGCGACGCGTCCGGCACCGACAACCTGCGCGCGCGCCGCTACGTCGCCAAGTACACGATCAACCCGGCCATCGCGCACGGCATCTCCCGGCACATCGGCTCGGTGGAGCCCGGCAAGCTCGCCGACCTCGTGCTGTGGACGCCGGCCTTCTTCGGCGTGAAGCCCGACCTCGTGCTGAAGGGCGGCAGCATCGCGGCCGCGCCCATGGGCGACCCGAACGCCTCGATCCCGACGCCGCAGCCGGTGCATTACCGGCCGATGTTCGGCGCCTACGGCCGGGCGCCCTTCGCCACCGCCCTCACCTTCGTCTCGCGGGCGGCGGTGGAGGACGGCCTGCGGGAGCGGCTGGGCGTGCAGAAGGAGCTGGTCGCCGTTGAGAACGTCCGCGGCGGCATCTCGAAGAAGAGCATGGTGCTGAACGACGCCACGCCGGTCATCGAGGTCGATCCGGAGACCTACGACGTGCGCGCCGACGGCGAGCTGCTGGTCTGCGAGCCGGCCGAGGTGCTGCCGATGGCGCAGCGCTACTTCCTGTTCTGA
- a CDS encoding urease subunit gamma, producing MLLTPREKDKLLIAMAAQVARNRLARGVKLNHPESVALITDFVVEGARDGRTVADLMQAGASVLTADQVMEGVPEMIHDIQVEATFPDGTKLVTVHHPIRGAASSDIPGAVTTLPGEIVFNPGAERTVIEVANVGDRPIQVGSHYHFFEVNPGLVFPREQARGKRLDIAPGTAVRFEPGSTREVALVPLSGGRTVYGFRGDVMGKL from the coding sequence GTGCTGCTGACGCCCCGTGAGAAGGACAAGTTGCTCATCGCCATGGCGGCGCAGGTGGCGCGCAACCGCCTCGCCCGCGGCGTGAAGCTCAACCATCCGGAATCGGTGGCGCTGATCACCGACTTCGTGGTCGAGGGCGCCCGGGACGGCCGCACCGTGGCCGACCTGATGCAGGCCGGCGCCTCCGTGCTGACCGCCGATCAGGTCATGGAGGGCGTGCCCGAGATGATCCACGACATCCAGGTGGAGGCGACCTTCCCGGACGGCACCAAGCTCGTCACCGTGCATCACCCGATTCGGGGCGCGGCCTCGTCCGACATCCCCGGCGCGGTGACGACGCTGCCCGGCGAGATCGTGTTCAACCCCGGCGCCGAGCGGACCGTGATCGAGGTCGCCAATGTCGGGGACCGGCCGATTCAGGTCGGCTCGCACTATCACTTCTTCGAGGTCAATCCGGGCCTCGTGTTCCCGCGGGAGCAGGCCCGCGGCAAGCGCCTCGACATCGCGCCGGGCACCGCCGTGCGGTTCGAGCCGGGATCGACGCGGGAAGTGGCGCTGGTGCCGCTCTCCGGCGGGCGCACCGTCTACGGGTTCCGCGGCGACGTGATGGGCAAGCTCTGA
- a CDS encoding LysR family transcriptional regulator — MEQAEAIRDPMPDWQSIRVFLALQRSGSFRSAATKLGLSVNSVRRRIDDLEALIGAPLLTRHVDGIRLTAEGHAILEAAGRMEAAAFSLVRTGEGAPFAETGEVRIAVTEGLGAFWLAPRLVEFQRANPRLTVDLRCAMESADVLRLEADVAIQLTRPTSPDLRIVKLGRIHMVPYAARSYEETYGLPARPEDLERHRIVVQDGGQTVALEDYVRTVPGFPAKVPITLKINVSSAYYWAIAKGAGIGLLPTYASAIGAQVVPVDNLGRFSVDIWLTYHPDAERITRVRRTIDWLRASFDPKRYPWFRDEFIHPRDLPGAVKGAALPDLFAGFIAMTP; from the coding sequence ATGGAACAGGCGGAGGCGATCCGGGACCCGATGCCCGACTGGCAGAGCATCCGGGTCTTCCTGGCGCTCCAGCGGTCCGGCAGCTTCCGCTCGGCGGCGACGAAGCTCGGCCTGTCGGTGAACTCGGTGCGGCGCCGGATCGACGATCTCGAGGCGCTGATCGGCGCGCCGCTGCTGACCCGCCACGTCGACGGCATCCGCCTCACCGCCGAGGGCCACGCGATCCTCGAGGCCGCCGGCCGCATGGAGGCGGCCGCCTTCAGCCTCGTGCGCACCGGCGAGGGCGCGCCCTTCGCCGAGACCGGCGAGGTGCGGATCGCCGTGACGGAGGGGCTGGGCGCCTTCTGGCTCGCGCCGCGGCTCGTCGAGTTCCAGCGCGCCAACCCGCGCCTGACAGTCGACCTGCGCTGCGCGATGGAATCCGCCGACGTCCTGCGGCTGGAGGCCGACGTCGCGATCCAGCTGACGCGGCCGACCAGCCCGGACCTGCGCATCGTCAAGCTCGGCCGGATCCACATGGTGCCCTACGCCGCGCGGAGCTACGAGGAGACCTACGGGCTCCCGGCGCGCCCCGAAGACCTGGAGCGCCACCGGATCGTGGTGCAGGACGGCGGCCAGACCGTCGCCCTCGAGGATTACGTGCGCACGGTGCCGGGCTTCCCCGCGAAGGTCCCGATCACCCTGAAGATCAACGTCAGCAGCGCGTATTACTGGGCCATCGCCAAGGGGGCCGGGATCGGCCTGCTGCCGACCTATGCCAGCGCGATCGGCGCCCAGGTCGTCCCGGTCGACAATCTCGGCCGCTTCAGCGTCGACATCTGGCTGACCTATCACCCGGACGCCGAGCGGATCACCCGCGTGCGGCGGACGATCGACTGGCTGCGGGCCTCCTTCGATCCGAAGCGCTATCCCTGGTTCCGCGACGAGTTCATCCATCCCCGCGACCTGCCGGGTGCGGTGAAGGGCGCGGCCCTCCCCGACCTGTTCGCCGGCTTCATCGCCATGACGCCGTGA
- a CDS encoding GNAT family N-acetyltransferase, protein MTVHIARAQFVAKDADQLGTALVSPEPRHALNALEVGRIARHLVIFTPTPDDLARLIAAARADLPDLAPLRTVQRVMSINPDSVLAIAQRHRFDAADPRGEGFVACLMLNADGLAALKAGTLDASDPPAALLAGQHERPAGIYVWAVYARRRLSGGVGLVFDRLSSPTYRGVDFYARAATPEGADLLTTLGFTAQTSARGALYHFARAPKAETAPPYDTHRTGGTGISVAVARNMEDLSRVIALRAAVYMAEQACPYEEEFDGNDLSATHLIGYVGDEPAGCLRIRFFADFAKIERLAVRAEFRNTRLSFALVRAGIELARVKGYRRLYGHAQKRLVGFWSRFGFRVFEGAQELVFSDFDYVEMLMEAEPHPQAIGLGADPYVIIRPEGRWHRAGALDRSRSRAVTRPSVDRAVAAR, encoded by the coding sequence ATGACGGTGCACATTGCTCGCGCGCAGTTCGTGGCCAAGGACGCCGATCAACTCGGTACAGCGCTAGTCTCTCCCGAGCCGCGGCACGCGCTGAATGCGCTCGAGGTCGGCCGAATTGCCCGGCACCTCGTCATCTTCACGCCGACCCCGGACGATCTGGCGCGGCTGATCGCGGCGGCGCGCGCGGATCTGCCCGATCTCGCGCCCCTGCGCACCGTCCAGCGGGTGATGTCGATCAATCCCGACAGCGTCCTGGCGATCGCCCAGCGCCACCGGTTCGACGCCGCGGATCCGCGGGGCGAGGGGTTCGTGGCCTGCCTGATGCTGAACGCCGACGGACTGGCGGCGCTCAAGGCCGGGACGCTCGACGCGTCCGACCCGCCCGCCGCGCTGCTGGCCGGCCAGCACGAACGTCCGGCGGGCATCTACGTCTGGGCCGTCTACGCGCGGCGGCGCCTCTCCGGCGGCGTCGGCCTCGTCTTCGACCGTCTGTCGAGCCCGACCTACCGGGGCGTCGACTTCTACGCCCGCGCCGCCACCCCAGAGGGGGCCGACCTCCTGACGACCCTCGGCTTCACGGCGCAGACCTCCGCCCGCGGTGCTCTGTACCATTTCGCCCGCGCACCGAAGGCGGAGACGGCGCCCCCGTACGACACCCACCGGACCGGCGGGACCGGCATCAGCGTCGCGGTCGCGCGGAACATGGAGGACCTGTCCCGCGTGATCGCCCTGCGGGCCGCCGTCTACATGGCGGAGCAGGCCTGCCCGTACGAGGAGGAGTTCGACGGCAACGACCTCTCGGCGACGCACCTGATCGGCTATGTCGGCGACGAGCCGGCGGGCTGCCTGCGCATCCGGTTCTTCGCGGATTTCGCCAAGATCGAGCGCCTCGCGGTCCGAGCGGAGTTCCGCAACACGCGCCTGTCCTTCGCGCTGGTCCGCGCCGGGATCGAGCTGGCCCGGGTCAAGGGCTACCGGCGGCTCTACGGCCACGCCCAGAAGCGCCTCGTCGGCTTCTGGAGCCGCTTCGGCTTCCGGGTCTTCGAGGGCGCGCAGGAGCTGGTCTTCTCGGATTTCGACTACGTCGAGATGCTGATGGAGGCGGAGCCGCACCCGCAGGCGATCGGCCTCGGCGCCGACCCCTACGTCATCATCCGGCCGGAGGGGCGCTGGCATCGGGCGGGCGCCCTCGACCGCTCGCGGAGCCGCGCCGTGACCCGCCCGTCCGTCGACCGGGCGGTGGCCGCGCGATGA
- a CDS encoding cysteine hydrolase family protein: MNRPINPALYRRPRSVPALVLVDMQQEYEIAGRPLALAGIEPALSNCRRALAHARASGMQVVYVRWIGAPLFQAGSRFVRWIEGFEPHGCDMIFDRDRPSCYASPAFADAMERGSPPLVIAGFAGESSCLATAVDGFHRGQDVTFLSDASASHDLDGISADEIHRSVSAVMRVFGDVTDTQSWIAASAPFRPLPTASRPTHAND; encoded by the coding sequence ATGAACCGGCCGATCAACCCGGCGCTGTATCGCCGGCCGCGCAGCGTCCCGGCCCTGGTCCTGGTGGACATGCAGCAGGAATACGAGATCGCGGGCCGCCCGCTCGCCCTGGCGGGGATCGAGCCCGCGCTCTCCAACTGCCGGCGCGCCCTCGCGCATGCCCGCGCGAGCGGCATGCAGGTGGTCTACGTCCGCTGGATCGGCGCGCCGCTGTTCCAGGCGGGCAGCCGCTTCGTCCGCTGGATCGAAGGGTTCGAGCCGCACGGCTGCGACATGATCTTCGACCGGGACCGCCCGTCCTGCTACGCCAGCCCCGCCTTCGCGGACGCGATGGAGCGGGGATCGCCGCCGCTCGTCATCGCGGGCTTCGCCGGCGAGTCGTCCTGCCTCGCGACGGCGGTCGACGGCTTCCACCGCGGCCAGGACGTGACCTTCCTGTCCGACGCTTCCGCGAGCCACGACCTCGACGGGATCTCCGCCGACGAGATCCACCGGTCGGTGAGCGCGGTGATGCGGGTGTTCGGCGACGTCACCGACACGCAATCCTGGATCGCGGCCTCGGCGCCTTTCAGGCCCCTGCCCACAGCTTCGAGACCCACGCACGCCAATGACTGA
- a CDS encoding efflux RND transporter periplasmic adaptor subunit, which translates to MLSEDVHDRDGSRADETVTDRSHGDARRAATKPAKKRSGAAGLILLLLAVAGGGAYGYTRLNQPAVKSRAAAPLPVPVTLGTVEQGPFALVSNGLGTVQAYNTVQVRTRVDGEIQQVAFREGQTVRKGDVLVQIDPRPYQAALDQAKAKKEQDTANLGNAKADLVRYTGLGAFASRQQTETQTALVAQLTAQVASDQAAIDNATTQLGYATIRAPIDGVTGFRQVDIGNIVNAAGQTPIVTITQVEPIFVVFTAPEDQLPAITAALKAGDVPVEAWTSDGLTKLADGKLALFNNQVDTATGTIRLKAVYENKNHALWPGLSVSTKMRVGTVAVATTVPDDAIQHGPDGLFAFVVDDASRAHQRALKAGRSDSGRTRVLSGDLRPGERVIVAGQYKVQDGSLVADPHAAHTAQAEAVQ; encoded by the coding sequence ATGCTGAGTGAGGACGTGCACGACCGCGACGGGTCTCGCGCGGACGAGACGGTCACGGACCGGAGCCACGGCGACGCGCGCCGCGCCGCGACCAAACCGGCGAAGAAGCGCTCGGGCGCGGCCGGCCTGATCCTCCTGCTGCTCGCCGTCGCGGGCGGCGGCGCCTACGGCTACACGCGCCTGAATCAGCCCGCGGTGAAGTCCCGGGCGGCGGCCCCGCTGCCGGTGCCCGTCACCCTCGGCACGGTCGAGCAGGGGCCGTTCGCCCTCGTGTCGAACGGCCTCGGCACCGTCCAAGCGTACAACACCGTTCAGGTGCGCACGCGCGTCGACGGCGAGATCCAGCAGGTCGCGTTCCGCGAGGGTCAGACCGTCCGCAAGGGCGACGTGCTCGTGCAGATCGACCCGCGGCCCTACCAGGCGGCGCTGGATCAGGCGAAGGCCAAGAAGGAGCAGGACACGGCCAACCTCGGCAACGCGAAGGCGGACCTCGTCCGCTACACCGGGCTGGGCGCCTTCGCCTCCCGGCAGCAGACCGAGACGCAGACGGCCCTGGTCGCCCAGCTCACCGCGCAGGTGGCGTCCGACCAGGCGGCCATCGACAACGCCACGACGCAGCTCGGCTACGCCACGATCCGCGCGCCCATCGACGGCGTCACGGGCTTCCGGCAGGTCGATATCGGCAACATCGTCAACGCGGCCGGCCAGACCCCGATCGTGACGATCACCCAGGTCGAGCCGATCTTCGTGGTGTTCACGGCCCCGGAGGATCAGCTGCCCGCCATCACCGCGGCCCTCAAGGCCGGTGACGTGCCGGTGGAGGCCTGGACGTCGGACGGGCTGACCAAGCTCGCCGACGGCAAGCTCGCCCTGTTCAACAATCAGGTCGACACCGCGACGGGCACGATCCGCCTCAAGGCCGTCTACGAGAACAAGAACCACGCGCTGTGGCCGGGCCTGTCGGTCTCGACCAAGATGCGGGTCGGCACGGTCGCGGTCGCCACGACGGTGCCGGACGACGCGATCCAGCACGGGCCCGACGGGCTGTTCGCCTTCGTGGTGGACGATGCCAGCCGGGCGCATCAGCGCGCGCTGAAGGCGGGCCGCTCGGATTCGGGGCGGACGCGCGTTCTCAGCGGCGACCTCCGGCCCGGCGAGCGGGTGATCGTCGCCGGCCAGTACAAGGTGCAGGACGGCAGCCTCGTGGCCGATCCGCACGCGGCCCACACCGCGCAGGCGGAGGCGGTCCAGTGA
- a CDS encoding efflux RND transporter permease subunit, which translates to MKGGISAPFIRFPVATTLIMVGILFLGIVAYPLLGVAPLPQVDFPTIQVTAQLPGASPETMASSVAQPLERQFSQIPGVSQMTSTSSLGISTVTVQFDLNRNIDGAASDIQAAINAASGQLPKNLPTPPTYRKVNPADSPILLLSATSDSMPLIDVDDAVDVQLAQRISQISGVAQVFIGGQQKPAVRIQIDPAKLVAKGLSLEDVRAQLTLTTVNNPKGSIDGGSHSYTIYANDQLTAAHNWNDVIVAYRDGAPLRVRDIGQAVAGPEDTKQAGWTNGKRGIFLVVFKQPGANVIDTVDSIKAQLPRLTATLPAAIKVGILSDRTQTIRASVEDVQFTLLLTIALVVGVIFVFLRSFWATVIPSVTVPLALLGACALMWMAGYTLDNLSLMALTISVGFVVDDAIVVLENISRYVEEGMRPMEAAFKGAGEIGFTIVSISVSLIAVLIPLLLMGGIIGRLFREFAVVLSMTIAVSAFVSLTLTPMMASRLLKAHDAERHGRLYRMSEAAFDWLLAVYADALDVALRFRRVTLLVFFATLALTGYLFVAIPKGFFPQQDTGFMIGVTEASQDISFSAMKALQEKVGAIVQADPAVATVGMSLGGNGQALNSGRMYITLKPRDERDVNAFQVIGRLRPKLERVEGIRTFIQATQDVRTGGRTSRTQFEYTLQDPDLAELNTWAPRILDKMKTLPELRDVATDQQTRGTTLTLSIDRDAASRYGITPQLIDDTLYDAFGQRQIAQYFTQLNSYHVVLEVLPALQGSVESLDKIYIKAPIGGGQVPLAAFARWTTVPVAPLAVNHQGQFPAVTISFNLAPDVALGQATEAIGRAMRELQVPPTVVSGFQGTAQAFQQSLSTVPLLILAALFVVYLILGILYESFIHPITILSTLPSAGVGALAVLMWAGFDFSLIALIGIILLIGIVKKNGIMLVDFAIVAEREEGLSPEVAIRKAALLRFRPILMTTMAALLGGIPLMVATGTGSEIRQPLGYAMVGGLAVSQVLTLFTTPVIYIYLDRLAHRFSFRDKPRAVDGALDDPEPLEEVRGPPTLRAAE; encoded by the coding sequence ATGAAGGGCGGCATCTCGGCACCGTTCATCCGGTTCCCGGTGGCGACCACGCTGATCATGGTCGGCATCCTGTTCCTCGGGATCGTGGCCTATCCGCTGCTGGGCGTCGCGCCGCTGCCGCAGGTGGATTTCCCGACCATCCAGGTGACCGCGCAGCTCCCCGGGGCCAGCCCGGAGACGATGGCCTCGTCGGTGGCGCAGCCCCTCGAGCGGCAGTTCTCGCAGATTCCCGGCGTGTCGCAGATGACCTCGACGAGCTCCCTCGGGATCTCGACGGTCACGGTCCAGTTCGACCTCAACCGCAACATCGACGGCGCCGCGAGCGACATCCAGGCGGCGATCAATGCCGCCAGCGGCCAGCTCCCGAAGAACCTCCCGACCCCGCCGACCTACCGCAAGGTCAATCCGGCCGATTCGCCGATCCTGCTGCTCTCGGCCACCTCCGACAGCATGCCGCTGATCGACGTCGACGACGCGGTCGACGTCCAGCTCGCCCAGCGGATCAGCCAGATCTCGGGCGTCGCGCAGGTCTTCATCGGCGGCCAGCAGAAGCCCGCCGTGCGGATCCAGATCGACCCGGCCAAGCTCGTGGCCAAGGGCCTGTCGCTGGAGGACGTGCGCGCGCAGCTCACCCTCACCACGGTCAACAACCCGAAGGGCAGCATCGACGGCGGCAGCCACAGCTACACCATCTACGCCAACGACCAGCTCACCGCGGCGCACAACTGGAACGACGTCATCGTCGCCTATCGCGACGGCGCGCCGCTGCGCGTCCGCGACATCGGACAGGCGGTCGCCGGCCCCGAGGACACCAAGCAGGCAGGCTGGACCAACGGCAAGCGCGGCATCTTCCTGGTCGTGTTCAAGCAGCCCGGCGCCAACGTCATCGACACGGTCGACAGCATCAAGGCCCAGCTGCCCCGCCTGACCGCCACACTGCCGGCCGCCATCAAGGTCGGCATCCTGAGCGACCGCACGCAGACCATCCGCGCCTCGGTCGAGGACGTGCAGTTCACCCTGCTGCTGACGATCGCGCTGGTCGTCGGGGTGATCTTTGTCTTCCTGCGCAGCTTCTGGGCGACCGTGATCCCGAGCGTGACCGTGCCGCTCGCGCTACTCGGCGCCTGCGCGCTGATGTGGATGGCGGGCTACACCCTCGACAACCTCTCGCTGATGGCGCTCACCATCTCGGTCGGCTTCGTGGTCGACGACGCCATCGTCGTGCTGGAGAACATCAGCCGCTACGTCGAGGAGGGGATGCGGCCCATGGAGGCCGCCTTCAAGGGCGCGGGCGAGATCGGCTTCACCATCGTGTCGATCTCGGTGTCGCTGATCGCCGTGCTGATCCCGCTCCTGCTGATGGGCGGCATCATCGGAAGGCTGTTCCGCGAGTTCGCCGTGGTGCTGTCGATGACCATCGCGGTCTCGGCCTTCGTGTCTCTGACGCTGACCCCGATGATGGCCTCGCGGCTGCTGAAGGCCCACGACGCCGAGCGCCACGGCCGCCTCTACCGCATGAGCGAGGCCGCCTTCGACTGGCTGCTGGCGGTCTACGCCGACGCCCTCGACGTCGCGCTGCGCTTCCGCCGCGTCACGCTGCTGGTCTTCTTCGCCACGCTGGCGCTGACCGGCTACCTGTTCGTCGCCATCCCGAAGGGCTTCTTCCCGCAGCAGGACACCGGTTTCATGATCGGCGTCACCGAGGCGTCGCAGGACATCTCCTTCTCGGCGATGAAGGCGCTGCAGGAGAAGGTCGGCGCGATCGTCCAGGCCGATCCCGCGGTCGCCACCGTCGGCATGTCGCTCGGCGGCAACGGCCAAGCGCTCAACTCCGGGCGCATGTACATCACGCTGAAGCCCCGCGACGAGCGCGACGTCAACGCCTTCCAGGTGATCGGCCGGCTGCGCCCCAAGCTGGAGCGCGTCGAGGGCATCCGGACCTTCATCCAGGCGACCCAGGACGTGCGCACCGGCGGCCGCACCTCGCGGACGCAGTTCGAGTACACCCTTCAGGACCCGGACCTCGCCGAGCTGAACACCTGGGCGCCGCGCATCCTCGACAAGATGAAGACGCTGCCGGAGCTGCGCGACGTCGCCACCGACCAGCAGACCCGCGGCACGACGCTGACGCTGTCGATCGACCGCGACGCCGCCTCGCGCTACGGCATCACGCCCCAGCTCATCGACGACACGCTCTACGACGCGTTCGGCCAGCGCCAGATCGCGCAGTACTTCACGCAGCTCAACAGCTACCACGTCGTCCTGGAGGTTCTGCCGGCGCTGCAGGGCAGCGTCGAGAGCCTCGACAAGATCTACATCAAGGCGCCGATCGGCGGCGGGCAGGTGCCGCTCGCGGCCTTCGCCCGCTGGACGACGGTTCCGGTGGCGCCGCTGGCCGTGAACCACCAGGGGCAGTTCCCGGCGGTGACGATCAGCTTCAACCTCGCCCCCGACGTCGCCCTCGGGCAGGCCACGGAGGCGATCGGCCGGGCGATGCGAGAGCTGCAGGTCCCGCCGACCGTGGTGAGCGGCTTCCAGGGCACCGCCCAGGCCTTCCAGCAATCGCTCTCGACGGTGCCGCTGCTGATCCTGGCGGCCCTGTTCGTGGTCTACCTGATCCTCGGCATCCTCTACGAGAGTTTCATCCACCCGATCACCATCCTGTCGACGCTGCCCTCGGCCGGCGTCGGCGCCCTGGCGGTGCTGATGTGGGCGGGGTTCGACTTCAGCCTGATCGCGCTGATCGGCATCATCCTCCTCATCGGCATCGTGAAGAAGAACGGCATCATGCTGGTCGACTTCGCCATCGTCGCCGAGCGGGAGGAGGGCCTCTCGCCCGAGGTTGCGATCCGGAAAGCCGCGCTGCTGCGCTTCCGGCCGATCCTCATGACCACGATGGCGGCCCTGCTCGGCGGCATCCCGCTGATGGTCGCCACCGGGACCGGCTCGGAAATCCGGCAGCCCTTGGGCTACGCCATGGTGGGCGGCCTCGCGGTCAGCCAGGTGCTGACGCTGTTCACCACGCCGGTGATCTACATCTACCTCGACCGGCTGGCGCACCGCTTCTCGTTCCGCGACAAGCCGCGGGCGGTGGACGGGGCGCTCGATGACCCCGAGCCGCTGGAGGAGGTCCGCGGCCCGCCAACGCTGCGCGCGGCGGAGTGA